The DNA segment GTGCGCAGCGCAATCAGGCGGTAACGATAGAATTGCTGCTTTACCATGGACTATCCCAATTTCTTTTGCCTCGCTTGGCCTGATTGATCCGTTGCTGCGTAATGTGCAGGACATGATTACCAGACACCTCCGCCGGTGCGGGCCCAGGCGATTCCTGCTGTGCTCAGTGGCAAGGACGTCATGGCTGCGGCGAAGACCGGCTGTCTGATGTTGCCCGCGAATTTCGGGTCCTTTAACTGAGCGGAGATTGTGCCACCCGTTTGTTTCTGGGCGGCGCCTGCAAAGGAAACCATTGGTGATGTAGGGAACCGACGCACGCACTCAGCGGCGCTCAAGGCGAATATGGCGCTCGCAGGTGTCGAAGAACGAGTAAATTGCGAATATGACCGAATAACCTGCCAACGGCCAGTTGTGCCCAGATTGACGCTGATAAGACTTTGTAGCATGTCTCGTCAGAATAACTGCAAGTTGCCTCGCTACAACAGGCCATCAGTTTTGAACGCAAATTGCGCGAATGCGATGCAGGCTGACACCTGCGAATGCCTATCCTGCCCGGAGGTCGTTCACTGGCTTTGTCCAATAGGTAACGAAGCCTGCGTGATGTCCCGTGCAGCGGCATATTCGCAATTTATTGTTCATATTCGCAGTTATTCCGTACTTCGACACGAGTTATACCTCTCATACAGCTTCGGAGACTCACATATCTTCCGCACGCGGCTTGAGAAGAATCTTGCCGCGCGCCTGCCCACTTAAACTTATTGCCATCGCTTCACGCCACGCTTCAAGGGGTAGGACCCGTGCGATTGGAACAAACAGCTTTCCTTCTGCGGCGAGTCTCGCGAATTCGCCTAACATGTCCCAGCGTTCCGGGTGCGATTCCGAGAACGAGTGCCGCACTCCCAGTGCATCCGCAGTAGTGAAGTCTGTAATTGTCAGTACGCGCTTCGTGTCCCCTCCAGCTATTTTGACGAGGTCGGGCAAGACGCCGCTGGGCGGAGCAGTGTCCAGCACGAAATCGGGATGCCCATTCACCAGAGCCTCGACTCGTTCGACCATTCCGTCGCCGTAATTAGTAACCAATGCGCCAAGCTCGGCCAGCTTAACCGAATACGTGGCGCCCGCGGTCGCGACGACTCGGAAACCTTTCATCAACGCCAACTGCACGGCGGCAAAACCCACGGTCGTACCTGCTCCATGAACAAGCACCGTGCATCCTTGATCCGCTCCGAAGCGCTCGAGGCTGCGAAACGCGGTTTCAGCGGCCAGTGGAATAGCGGCAGCACTCTCCATCGACAAACCTTCGGGCACCAATGTCCAGTGTTTCATAATTGCGTGGTCAGCAGCACCAGCACTAAAACAATTCGCGTAGTCCGCCGCGCCAAACACAGCGTCGCCGACGGCAATTCCTTGAACATCATTCGCGACAGCATCCACGATACCGGATACGTCGAGGCCGATGCCACGAGGCATATTTCCCGGAAACAAGCCTCGGCACAGCGCCCAGTCGGACGGATTCAAACCACATGCAACCACGCGCACGCGGATCAAGCCGGCATCCGGGTATGGAATCGACACCTGCTCCATGCGCAATACCGAGGACGGCTCTCCAAATTGATGAAAACGCACTGCCCGCATGGTTTCAATCGACTCTGCTTGTCCGCTCATAACCTGCTCCTGTTTAACAAAAATGTATTTGTCAGTGACTGACATTTAACCATAGCATATAATGTCAGTTACTGACACATAGACGAGTTTTTCATTGCCAAGAAACGGTACCGAGGTGCGACGCCGCTTGCAGGAAGCGGCGCTTGAGTTGTACGCAGCGAACGGATTTGATCAAACCACAACTGCTGAGATCGCGACGCTGGCAGGCGTGACGGAGCGCACGTTTTTCAGGCACTTCGCCGATAAGCGAGAGGTAGTGTTCGATGGCGAAGCTGCGTTGATTGAAATGCTGGTCGATGGAGTGCGCCGTGCGCCCGATGGAGGTGCGCCGATGGAAGTACTGTTACATGCGTTCCGTTCGGTAGTAGCGCTCGTGGAAGCGAATCGTCCGTTTCTGACACCGCGGCAAAAAGTGATCGAAGCTGCACCTGCTCTTCGAGAGCGTGCGCTGGCCAAAGCCGCGGCCATTACGACAGC comes from the Burkholderia sp. PAMC 26561 genome and includes:
- a CDS encoding TetR family transcriptional regulator, translated to MPRNGTEVRRRLQEAALELYAANGFDQTTTAEIATLAGVTERTFFRHFADKREVVFDGEAALIEMLVDGVRRAPDGGAPMEVLLHAFRSVVALVEANRPFLTPRQKVIEAAPALRERALAKAAAITTALSAALVERGLNSPLAMLAAQTGIAAFGYATNTWHSDPSSGLNNHLDVAFARLRGLASTG
- a CDS encoding NADP-dependent oxidoreductase gives rise to the protein MSVTDKYIFVKQEQVMSGQAESIETMRAVRFHQFGEPSSVLRMEQVSIPYPDAGLIRVRVVACGLNPSDWALCRGLFPGNMPRGIGLDVSGIVDAVANDVQGIAVGDAVFGAADYANCFSAGAADHAIMKHWTLVPEGLSMESAAAIPLAAETAFRSLERFGADQGCTVLVHGAGTTVGFAAVQLALMKGFRVVATAGATYSVKLAELGALVTNYGDGMVERVEALVNGHPDFVLDTAPPSGVLPDLVKIAGGDTKRVLTITDFTTADALGVRHSFSESHPERWDMLGEFARLAAEGKLFVPIARVLPLEAWREAMAISLSGQARGKILLKPRAEDM